A window from Falco naumanni isolate bFalNau1 chromosome 3, bFalNau1.pat, whole genome shotgun sequence encodes these proteins:
- the AGO3 gene encoding protein argonaute-3 produces the protein MEIGSAGPVGAQPLLMVPRRPGYGTMGKPIKLLANCFQVEIPKIDVYLYEVDIKPDKCPRRVNREVVDSMVQHFKVTIFGDRRPVYDGKRSLYTANPLPVATTGVDLDVTLPGEGGKDRPFKVSIKFVSRVSWHLLHEVLTGRTLPEPLELDKPISTNPVHAVDVVLRHLPSMKYTPVGRSFFSAPEGYDHPLGGGREVWFGFHQSVRPAMWKMMLNIDVSATAFYKAQPVIQFMCEVLDIHNIDEQPRPLTDSHRVKFTKEIKGLKVEVTHCGTMRRKYRVCNVTRRPASHQTFPLQLENGQTVERTVAQYFREKYNLQLKYPHLPCLQVGQEQKHTYLPLEVCNIVAGQRCIKKLTDNQTSTMIKATARSAPDRQEEISRLVRSANYDADPFVQEFQFKVRDEMAHVTGRVLPAPMLQYGGRNRTVATPSHGVWDMRGKQFHTGVEIKMWAIACFATQRQCREEILKGFTDQLRKISKDAGMPIQGQPCFCKYAQGADSVEPMFRHLKNTYSGLQLIIVILPGKTPVYAEVKRVGDTLLGMATQCVQVKNVIKTSPQTLSNLCLKINVKLGGINNILVPHQRPSVFQQPVIFLGADVTHPPAGDGKKPSIAAVVGSMDAHPSRYCATVRVQRPRQEIIQDLASMVRELLIQFYKSTRFKPTRIIFYRDGVSEGQFRQVLYYELLAIREACISLEKDYQPGITYIVVQKRHHTRLFCADRTERVGRSGNIPAGTTVDTDITHPYEFDFYLCSHAGIQGTSRPSHYHVLWDDNCFTADELQLLTYQLCHTYVRCTRSVSIPAPAYYAHLVAFRARYHLVDKEHDSAEGSHVSGQSNGRDPQALAKAVQIHQDTLRTMYFA, from the exons ATGGAAATCGGCAGCGCAG gaCCCGTCGGGGCACAGCCCCTACTCATGGTGCCCAGACGTCCTGGCTATGGCACCATGGGCAAACCCATTAAACTGCTGGCCAACTGCTTCCAAGTTGAAATCCCAAAGATTGATGTCTACCTCTATGAGGTGGATATCAAACCAGATAAGTGTCCTCGGAGGGTGAACAG GGAGGTGGTGGACTCAATGGTGCAGCATTTTAAAGTGACAATATTTGGGGACCGTAGACCGGTTTATGATGGGAAAAGAAGCCTCTATACAGCCAATCCGCTTCCTGTGGCCACTACTGGG GTGGATTTGGATGTGACATTGCCGGGAGAAGGTGGAAAAGATCGTCCCTTCAAAGTGTCAATAAAGTTTGTTTCTCGGGTGAGCTGGCACTTGCTGCATGAAGTTTTGACGGGAAGAACCTTGCCTGAGCCGCTGGAACTAGACAAACCTATCAGCACTAACCCTGTTCACGCTGTCGATGTGGTGCTACGACACCTACCCTCCATGAA GTATACCCCTGTGGGCCGCTCCTTTTTCTCAGCTCCAGAAGGATATGATCACCCCTTGGGTGGGGGTAGGGAGGTCTGGTTTGGATTCCATCAGTCTGTTCGGCCTGCCATGTGGAAGATGATGCTCAATATCGATG tTTCTGCCACTGCCTTCTACAAAGCACAACCTGTAATTCAGTTTATGTGTGAAGTTCTTGACATTCATAATATTGATGAACAACCAAGACCTCTGACTGATTCTCATCGGGTAAAATTCACCAAAGAGATAAAGG GTCTAAAGGTAGAAGTCACTCACTGTGGAACGATGAGAAGGAAATACCGTGTTTGTAATGTAACAAGAAGACCTGCAAGTCATCAAAC ctttcctttacAGTTAGAAAATGGCCAGACTGTGGAGAGAACAGTAGCACAgtatttcagagagaaataCAACCTCCAGCTGAAATACCCTCATCTTCCTTGCCTACAAGTGGgacaagaacagaaacacacCTACCTGCCTTTAGAA GTATGTAATATTGTAGCTGGCCAGCGGTGTATCAAGAAGCTAACGGACAATCAGACATCAACTATGATAAAGGCCACAGCGAGATCTGCTCCAGATAGGCAGGAGGAAATAAGCAGATTG GTGAGAAGTGCAAATTATGATGCAGATCCATTTGTTCAAGAGTTCCAGTTCAAAGTCCGGGATGAGATGGCCCATGTGACGGGGCGTGTGCTTCCAGCTCCCATGTTGCAGTATGGAGGACGG aaTCGAACAGTGGCAACCCCAAGCCATGGAGTATGGGACATGCGAGGGAAGCAGTTTCACACTGGTGTTGAGATCAAAATGTGGGCTATAGCTTGCTTTGCAACACAAAGACaatgcagagaagaaatattGAA GGGTTTCACAGACCAGCTGCGCAAGATCTCCAAGGATGCGGGGATGCCGATCCAAGGCCAGCCCTGCTTCTGTAAATACGCCCAGGGTGCAGACAGTGTGGAGCCCATGTTTCGACACCTCAAGAACACCTATTCGGGGCTTCAGCTCATCATTGTCATCCTGCCAGGGAAAACACCGGTGTATG CGGAGGTGAAGCGTGTGGGAGATACGCTGTTGGGAATGGCCACACAGTGCGTTCAAGTCAAGAATGTCATTAAAACATCTCCGCAGACCCTATCAAATCTGTGCCTGAAGATTAATGTTAAACTAGGAGGAATCAACAACATCCTTGTACCTCATCAACG accTTCTGTGTTCCAGCAGCCAGTGATCTTTTTGGGAGCTGATGTCACTCACCCTCCTGCTGGAGATGGAAAGAAGCCTTCCATCGCTGCT GTTGTAGGTAGTATGGATGCTCATCCAAGCCGATACTGTGCCACAGTGAGAGTTCAGCGACCCCGGCAGGAGATCATCCAAGATCTAGCCTCCATGGTGAGAGAACTTCTCATCCAGTTCTACAAGTCAACACGGTTCAAGCCCACACGTATCATCTTCTACAGGGACGGGGTCTCTGAAGGACAGTTTCGACAG GTTTTGTATTATGAACTGCTAGCTATTAGAGAAGCCTGCATCAGTTTGGAGAAGGATTACCAGCCTGGAATAACCTATATTGTGGTGCAGAAGCGACATCATACACGTTTGTTCTGTGCTGACAGAACAGAAAGG GTTGGACGAAGTGGCAATATTCCAGCTGGAACAACTGTAGATACAGACATTACACATCCATATGAGTTTGATTTTTACCTCTGTAGCCATGCTGGAATACAG GGTACCAGCCGTCCCTCACACTATCATGTTTTGTGGGATGATAACTGTTTTACTGCAGATGAACTTCAGCTGCTGACTTACCAGCTCTGCCACACATATGTGCGCTGTACACGATCAGTTTCTATACCTGCACCAGCGTATTATGCTCACCTGGTAGCATTCAGAGCACGATACCATCTTGTGGACAAAGAACATGACAG tgctGAAGGAAGCCATGTTTCAGGACAAAGCAATGGGAGAGATCCACAGGCCCTCGCGAAGGCTGTACAGATTCACCAAGACACCTTACGCAC